The following proteins are co-located in the Engraulis encrasicolus isolate BLACKSEA-1 chromosome 2, IST_EnEncr_1.0, whole genome shotgun sequence genome:
- the LOC134470145 gene encoding cytoglobin-1-like, translating into MEGVQANGEVHGHHHQQQNQSQHQQQQQEVEETAPLSEQEMDLIQDTWAIVFQNSEAAGVAVLIRLFTKFPTSKQYFKDFKDMEDPDEMAGSAQFKKHAVRVINAINTLVENIHNGSKVASILTMVAKGHAVRHKVDPVYFKFLGGVILEVLVEAFPDTFQPAEVQGAWSKLMVVLYTHVTGVYAELGLLKALQQEH; encoded by the exons ATGGAGGGGGTCCAGGCAAACGGAGAGGTGCATgggcaccaccaccaacagcagaaCCAGagccagcatcagcagcagcagcaggaggtggaggagacggCGCCACTCTCAGAGCAGGAGATGGACCTCATCCAGGACACATGGGCCATCGTCTTCCAGAACAGCGAGGCAGCTGGGGTTGCTGTGCTCATCAG ACTATTCACCAAGTTCCCTACGTCCAAGCAATACTTTAAGGACTTCAAAGACATGGAGGACCCAGACGAGATGGCTGGCAGTGCCCAGTTCAAGAAGCACGCGGTGCGGGTGATCAACGCCATCAACACCCTGGTGGAGAACATCCACAACGGCAGCAAGGTGGCCTCCATACTCACCATGGTGGCCAAGGGCCATGCTGTCCGGCACAAGGTGGACCCCGTCTACTTCAAG TTCCTCGGAGGCGTGATCCTGGAGGTGCTTGTGGAGGCGTTCCCCGACACCTTCCAGCCCGCGGAGGTCCAAGGGGCCTGGTCAAAACTCATGGTGGTGCTCTACACCCATGTGACTGGAGTGTATGCAGAGCTGGGGCTTCTGAAGGCTCTGCAGCAAGAGCACTGA